The following proteins are co-located in the Eleginops maclovinus isolate JMC-PN-2008 ecotype Puerto Natales chromosome 1, JC_Emac_rtc_rv5, whole genome shotgun sequence genome:
- the mafba gene encoding transcription factor MafB, which produces MLQQVCAQRWRTQTKYCMKQERKEEALKKSVFATLASSFANLQKSRSMSAEMSMGPELPSSPLALEYVNDFDLMKFDVKKEGLAGLDRNGIRQCTRLQPQGSVSSTPISTPCSSVPSSPSFSPTEQKSHLEELYWMPNSGYHQQIDPQTLSLTPEDAVEALIGATAHGHPPPPHVQQQLQQQGAFEGYRGPHHHNSHHGQQHHHPYGPGGIPHHTDELSGHPGGHNHPHSQHHHHHSQDPDSPSPMSPDSHQSLHHHRHHHHHSHGHISQSGGHHGSGLNVEDRFSDDQLVSMSVRELNRHLRGFTKDEVIRLKQKRRTLKNRGYAQSCRYKRVQQKHVLENEKTQLINQVEQLKAEIGRLARERDAYKLKCEKLTGSGTNNGFREAGSTSDNPSSPEFFM; this is translated from the coding sequence ATGCTACAGCAAGTCTGTGCACAGCGGTGGAGGACCCAGACGAAGTATTGCATGAaacaagaaaggaaagaagaggcgctgaaaaaatctgtttttgccACGCTCGCAAGTTCCTTTGCAAATCTGCAAAAGAGTCGCAGCATGAGTGCAGAGATGAGCATGGGCCCGGAGCTACCCAGCAGCCCTCTGGCTCTGGAATATGTCAATGATTTTGACCTGATGAAGTTTGACGTGAAGAAGGAAGGTCTGGCTGGGCTGGATCGCAACGGGATTCGCCAGTGTACCCGTCTCCAACCCCAAGGCTCGGTGTCGTCCACCCCCATCAGTACACCCTGCAGCTCGGTGCCCTCCTCGCCCAGCTTCAGCCCAACAGAGCAGAAGAGCCACCTAGAGGAGCTGTACTGGATGCCGAACAGCGGGTACCACCAGCAGATAGACCCACAGACGCTCAGCCTGACCCCAGAGGACGCAGTGGAGGCCCTGATCGGAGCCACAGCTCACGGCCACCCGCCGCCTCCGCATGtccaacagcagctgcagcagcaaggCGCTTTCGAGGGCTACAGGGGCCCGCATCACCACAACAGTCACCACGGCCAGCAGCACCATCACCCATATGGCCCGGGGGGCATCCCGCACCACACCGATGAACTGTCCGGGCACCCGGGCGGACACAACCACCCACACAGCCAGCATCACCATCACCACAGCCAGGACCCAGACAGCCCGTCCCCGATGTCCCCAGACTCCCACCAGTCGCTTCATCACCATcgccaccatcaccaccattCGCACGGCCACATCAGCCAGTCTGGGGGGCATCACGGCTCCGGGCTCAACGTGGAGGACAGGTTCTCCGACGATCAGCTGGTGTCCATGTCGGTGAGAGAGCTCAATAGACACCTACGGGGCTTCACCAAGGACGAGGTCATCCGCCTGAAGCAGAAGCGGAGGACCCTGAAGAACCGGGGCTATGCTCAGTCCTGCCGGTACAAGCGTGTGCAGCAGAAGCACGTGCTGGAGAACGAGAAGACGCAGCTGATAAACCAGGTGGAGCAGCTGAAGGCAGAGATCGGCCGGCTGGCGAGGGAGAGGGATGCCTACAAGCTCAAGTGTGAGAAACTCACGGGGTCAGGGACCAATAACGGGTTTCGCGAGGCTGGTTCCACCAGTGACAACCCTTCATCACCAGAGTTCTTCATGTGA